The DNA sequence GGCACCACCCACCTCGGCGACATGAGCCGGGTGCCCAAGACCGACCTGCGGATCTCCGCCTACGCGGACGCCAACGAGGCGAACGCGGTGATCGGCACGGCGATCGCGCTGGGCGGCCTGGAGCACGAGGTCGTCCAGGTCCTCACCCGCGTGCAGAACGACCTGTTCGACGTGGGCGCGGACCTGTCGACACCGGTGGCGGAGAACCCCGAGTACCCGCCGCTGCGGGTCGAGCAGTTCTACGTCGACCGGCTGGAGGCGGACTGCGACCGCTTCAACGAGCGGCTGGACAAGCTCCGCTCCTTCATCCTGCCGGGCGGGACGCCGGGCGCGGCCCTGCTGCACCAGGCCTGCACGGTCGTGAGGCGGGCCGAGCGCTCCACCTGGGCGGCGCTGGAGGCCCATGGCGAGACCATGAACCCCCTCACCGCCACCTACCTCAACCGCCTCTCCGACCTCCTGTTCATCCTGGCCCGCATCGCGAACAAGGAGACCGGGGACGTGCTGTGGGTCCCGGGCGGCGAACGCTGACCCGCGCTCAGCGGCGGGCGTCCTCCTTCGCCTCGGCGGGGCGGTCCCCGGACCCTCCCGCCGGGGCCTTCTTGGGCCAGATCCAGTAGGCCAGGGCCACCAGGCCGTGGATGCCGGCCGCCCGCCAGGCCGTGTAGCGCCAGGCCTCCAGGGAGGTGCTGCGGCCCGGGTCGTCGACGTACCAGATGGCGAGCTGGAGCAGCACGGTCGCCACGGCGGCGCCCGTCAGCGTGCCCAGCCAGATCCGGGTCTCGTGGCGGGCGCGGGGCATGCCGTAGCGCGGCGGGCCCTGCGGCTTCGGCGCGCCGCCCAGCCGGTGCGCGGCGTGCCCGTCGAGCCACTTCACCGTGCGGTGGCCGTGGCCCACGGTGTAGCCGATGTAGAGCGCGGCCAGTCCGTGCGTCCAGTTCGGCTCGGCGCCGTTCTTCAGGTCCAGTGCGGTGGCGACCAGCAGGACGACCTCCAGCAGCGGCTCGCACAGCAGCAGCGCCAGGCCGGTGCGCGGCATTCTCAGCAGGTAGCGGCAGGCCAGTCCGGCGGCCAGCAGCACCCAGAAGCCG is a window from the Streptomyces capillispiralis genome containing:
- a CDS encoding cob(I)yrinic acid a,c-diamide adenosyltransferase, producing the protein MVNLTRIYTRTGDKGTTHLGDMSRVPKTDLRISAYADANEANAVIGTAIALGGLEHEVVQVLTRVQNDLFDVGADLSTPVAENPEYPPLRVEQFYVDRLEADCDRFNERLDKLRSFILPGGTPGAALLHQACTVVRRAERSTWAALEAHGETMNPLTATYLNRLSDLLFILARIANKETGDVLWVPGGER